The genome window CAACCTTTTTTGTTTTAGAAGTGATTAAAAACTCACTTTATCTTTTATATAATTTCCGTTTTGACAGAATTGTTTTAATTCATTTTCGATGAAGATTTCAATCGCTTCCGCATCTTGCTCAGGATACAATAAATGTACATTTGCACCAGCATCTAATGTAAAATACAAATGATTTCCAGTCTCACGACGGAATTCCCACAGTTTTTCTAAAGCCGCAACTGTATTTGGTTTCATCAAAATAAATGCAGGATTAGACATCATCATCATGGCGTGTAATGTCAACGCTTCATGTTCTACCAATTCTCCAAACGCTTTGATATTACCAGATTTTAAAATTGGTAATAAAGCTTTCAAGTTTTCATTTGCTTCCACAAAACGACGTTCAGCATACGGATGTCCGTTCATCAAATTGTGACCAACAGTAGAAGAAACTGATTTTTGACCTTCGTGAATCAATAAAATGGTGTCGTGAAAAGTTTTGAAAACATCATGAATTTCGACATCTGGATATTTTGTTCCAAATAAATCTGAGCTTCCTTCGATAAAATCATTTTCTCCCCATTCAACCAAACCTTTGTAAACCGAACGACAAGCACTTCCAGAACCTAAACGAGCCAAGAAAGAAGCTTTTTTCAAAGCATCTTCTTCTGATAAATTAGCCCCTAAAATATTCTCAATTTGAACTAAACACAAAGCCATTGCCGACATTCCAGAAGCTGAAGAAGCAATTCCAGAACTATGTGGAAAAGAATTGTGTGTGTGAATTTCAAATTTGTATTGATTCAAAAATGGAATGTAGGCGGTAATTCTTTCAAAAAAAGTAATGATTTTTGGAGCAAAACTTTCTTTCAATTCTCCTTCCAAATAAACTTCAACCTCAAAAGTATCCGACGTTTTTGGTGAAAATTTTAATTCAGTTTCTGTATAGCTATTCGTTAATGTGTAGCTGATAGAGCTATTGGTTGGAATTTGATTTTTCTTTTTTCCCCAATATTTTACCAACGCAATATTTGATGGACTTTTAGCAGAAACGCTTCCTGATTTTAATTCCGAAGCAATTATTGAAAGTGTTGAAATGAATTGTTGTTCCATAAAACAAAAGTAAACTATTTTGTAGAATTCAGCTTTTGAAAGCGTTTATAATGATAATCAATTGCTTCTTTGATTGGAATAAATTCGTATTGAAGCAAATTTTTAACTTTAGAATTGTCATATTTGGTATAAGTTGTCAACGAATAATAATTCGCTTTTGTCATATATTTCCCACCAAAAATTCGACTAAAAATAGATAGATTTTTAATGATTTTCAAGGTTGTGTTTGAAACATTTTTGACTGAACGTTTGCTGTTAATCGAAACAAAATCAAACACTTCTCGGTAACTTTTATTTTCAGAAATTACCACAAATTTTTGATTGTAAACTTGTTGATTAATTAATTCTAAAAAAATCTTCACCACATCGCGAACATCAACAAAACCAGTTCCGCCCGAAGGAGCATAATCGCTTTTTGACGAATTTTGTTGAAACAAACTTTCGCTTGCACGTTTTGTATCCAAAGTTCCGATGATTACACCAGGATTAATAATGATAACTTTAATCCCTTCTTGTGAAGCGCGCCAAACTTCCATTTCTGCTCTAAATTTTGAGATAGAATAAGAAGAATGCGTCAAGCCATTGTTCCAACCAGAGCGCTCATCAATCATTTTAGTTGCTGGATTCAAATCATCCATCGAAGCAATAGAGCTAATGAAGAAAAATTCTTTCACGCCAGAATCAATCGCTTCATTTACTAAAGATTCAGTTCCTAAAATATTCGTATTGAAAATTTCTTCTTCTTGACGTTCATCAAATGAAACAAAGGCCGCAGCGTGATAAATTGTCTCGATTCCGTCTAATAAATTCGGAAGTTCAGTTACATCCAACAAATCACCATCAATCCAATGAATAAACTGATAAAATTGCGAAGCATTTTGATCCGCAAAGAAATTTTGGATGGTTTCTGTGTTCGATGTTTTTCGTTTTAAAGCACGAATAGGTTGTTGCTTTTTTGCCAATTCTACCAACAAATGCGCGCCAACCAAACCTGTTCCTCCCGTTACGAAAATCATACTGAATTATAAATATTTTTTTTTCCTGAACCAAAAGTAAATAAAAATTACCACTAATAACATGACAAGTAAACAAATTGGATAGCCTAATTTGTAATTTAACTCGGGCATGAAATCGAAATTCATTCCATAAATTCCAGCGATAAAAGTTAAGGGTAAGAAAAATGCAGAAAAAACGGTAAGCGTTTGCATAATTTCGTTAGATTTCTGTCCATTTAACGAAAGATAAATTGTTAACAAACTTTGTACGTCATCTACAATTTGTGAATGCAAGTGTAACATTTTTACGTTTTCTTCGTACAAATCCTGTGATGAACTTGTCTTTTTGTTATCCGCGCGATATTCTTTCAGTGCTTCAAGCGTATAATCTAATATTTTTTTGCAAGCTGTAGCTTCTCGTTTGATTTTATATAAGGTAGGAAGTTTAATTTTTCTAAAATCATCCGTAAAAATCAAATGCTCGAGTTGATTGACTTCTTCGTCCATTTGATATGCTGGTTCTTCATACGTTTTGATGGTTTCGGAAATAATACGATACAAAATTCCTTTGATAATGATTTTAGAAGGATCAGTATTAGCTAAATATTTTTTCTGAATTTTCTCGAAAATATCCG of Empedobacter falsenii contains these proteins:
- a CDS encoding NAD-dependent epimerase/dehydratase family protein, coding for MIFVTGGTGLVGAHLLVELAKKQQPIRALKRKTSNTETIQNFFADQNASQFYQFIHWIDGDLLDVTELPNLLDGIETIYHAAAFVSFDERQEEEIFNTNILGTESLVNEAIDSGVKEFFFISSIASMDDLNPATKMIDERSGWNNGLTHSSYSISKFRAEMEVWRASQEGIKVIIINPGVIIGTLDTKRASESLFQQNSSKSDYAPSGGTGFVDVRDVVKIFLELINQQVYNQKFVVISENKSYREVFDFVSINSKRSVKNVSNTTLKIIKNLSIFSRIFGGKYMTKANYYSLTTYTKYDNSKVKNLLQYEFIPIKEAIDYHYKRFQKLNSTK
- a CDS encoding CorA family divalent cation transporter encodes the protein MQILFENEKFKWINLQNPTKIELNEIATKYCFQKLTIEDSLEPGHLPKYESDDSKVSFLLIRFFDKEHRMLKNTVREFSHKISIYIGTDFIVTVHQKETDIFEKIQKKYLANTDPSKIIIKGILYRIISETIKTYEEPAYQMDEEVNQLEHLIFTDDFRKIKLPTLYKIKREATACKKILDYTLEALKEYRADNKKTSSSQDLYEENVKMLHLHSQIVDDVQSLLTIYLSLNGQKSNEIMQTLTVFSAFFLPLTFIAGIYGMNFDFMPELNYKLGYPICLLVMLLVVIFIYFWFRKKKYL
- a CDS encoding diphosphomevalonate/mevalonate 3,5-bisphosphate decarboxylase family protein, whose protein sequence is MEQQFISTLSIIASELKSGSVSAKSPSNIALVKYWGKKKNQIPTNSSISYTLTNSYTETELKFSPKTSDTFEVEVYLEGELKESFAPKIITFFERITAYIPFLNQYKFEIHTHNSFPHSSGIASSASGMSAMALCLVQIENILGANLSEEDALKKASFLARLGSGSACRSVYKGLVEWGENDFIEGSSDLFGTKYPDVEIHDVFKTFHDTILLIHEGQKSVSSTVGHNLMNGHPYAERRFVEANENLKALLPILKSGNIKAFGELVEHEALTLHAMMMMSNPAFILMKPNTVAALEKLWEFRRETGNHLYFTLDAGANVHLLYPEQDAEAIEIFIENELKQFCQNGNYIKDKVSF